A single window of Halotalea alkalilenta DNA harbors:
- a CDS encoding GlsB/YeaQ/YmgE family stress response membrane protein: MGIISWIVFGLIAGIVAKFLMPGRDGGGFILTIVLGIVGAVVGGWISTALGYGTVDGFNLGSFAVAVIGALVVLFIYRKIAK; this comes from the coding sequence ATGGGAATCATCTCGTGGATCGTGTTCGGCCTCATCGCAGGCATCGTCGCTAAGTTCCTGATGCCGGGCAGGGACGGTGGAGGCTTCATCCTGACCATCGTGCTCGGTATCGTCGGCGCAGTAGTGGGCGGCTGGATCAGCACCGCGCTCGGCTACGGCACCGTCGACGGCTTCAACCTCGGCAGTTTCGCGGTCGCGGTGATCGGTGCCCTGGTGGTGCTGTTCATCTATCGCAAGATCGCCAAGTAG
- a CDS encoding sugar ABC transporter ATP-binding protein: MTAPAERCRDDAPRIVLSARAIRKAYPGTVALKGVDFDIHHAKVNVLIGENGAGKSTLMKILAGIEQPTSGTLHYRGEALHLTHPREAIKRGIGIVHQELNLCANLNVAENMFIGKELKGPGGTVRLARQRRIATDVLARMGQRIDVDALVQELSIGERQIVEIAKVLVSEVDILILDEPTSSLSKAEVGVLFSLIEELKRQGVSIVYISHRLEELIEIGDTFTVLRDGNLAGTGVAGEVTVDWLVTRMIGAQMEGPLRDGRAAATFADRPVALRVEGLEASGVNGGLALKQLSFSIKRGEIVGFYGLMGAGRTELFETLIGLRRALAGTIEIEGRRLPLDGTIAERIRAGIALVPEDRQKLGLVPNRSVADNLLLANLERYAGITGLRSGRMRRDVSRCIDELMIKVSDPEVLVSTLSGGNQQKAVLGKNLLTEPKILLLDEPTRGIDIKARRELFEVIDRLAERGLTILYASSDLGEIISGADRVLVMSQGRITADLQREELTEARLVASSQVQRRDTRKESA; this comes from the coding sequence ATGACGGCCCCGGCCGAAAGGTGTCGGGACGATGCCCCCAGGATCGTGCTCAGCGCCCGTGCGATCCGCAAGGCCTATCCGGGCACCGTTGCGCTCAAGGGCGTCGACTTCGACATCCACCATGCCAAGGTCAACGTGCTGATCGGCGAGAACGGTGCGGGAAAATCGACGCTGATGAAGATCCTCGCCGGTATCGAGCAGCCGACTTCCGGAACGCTCCACTACCGCGGCGAGGCGCTGCATCTCACCCATCCCCGAGAAGCGATCAAGCGTGGCATCGGCATCGTCCATCAGGAGCTGAACCTCTGCGCCAACCTCAACGTCGCCGAGAACATGTTCATCGGCAAGGAGCTAAAAGGCCCCGGCGGCACCGTTCGTCTCGCCCGGCAGCGCCGTATCGCCACCGATGTGCTGGCACGGATGGGCCAGCGGATCGACGTCGATGCGCTGGTCCAGGAACTCAGCATCGGCGAGCGCCAGATCGTCGAGATCGCTAAGGTGCTGGTCTCCGAGGTCGACATTCTGATCCTCGACGAACCGACCTCGTCACTCAGCAAGGCGGAAGTCGGGGTGCTGTTCTCGCTGATCGAGGAGCTCAAGCGCCAAGGCGTCTCGATCGTCTACATCTCGCACCGGCTCGAGGAGCTGATCGAGATCGGCGATACCTTCACCGTGCTGCGTGACGGCAACCTGGCCGGTACGGGTGTGGCGGGCGAGGTGACGGTCGACTGGCTGGTGACACGCATGATCGGTGCGCAGATGGAGGGACCGCTGCGCGACGGGCGCGCCGCCGCCACTTTCGCTGACCGCCCGGTGGCACTGCGGGTCGAAGGCCTCGAAGCGAGCGGGGTCAATGGCGGTCTGGCGCTGAAACAGCTCTCGTTCAGTATCAAGCGCGGCGAGATCGTCGGCTTCTACGGACTGATGGGAGCGGGGCGAACCGAGCTGTTCGAGACTTTGATCGGCCTACGCCGCGCGCTGGCGGGCACGATCGAGATCGAGGGCCGAAGGCTCCCCCTCGACGGCACCATCGCCGAACGGATCCGGGCGGGCATTGCGCTGGTCCCGGAGGATCGCCAGAAGCTGGGCCTGGTACCCAATCGCTCGGTCGCCGACAACCTGCTGCTGGCCAATCTCGAGCGCTACGCAGGCATCACAGGGCTGCGTTCGGGCAGGATGCGCCGCGACGTATCGCGCTGCATCGATGAGCTGATGATCAAGGTATCCGATCCCGAAGTGCTGGTCTCGACCCTTTCCGGCGGTAACCAGCAAAAGGCGGTGCTGGGCAAGAACTTGCTCACCGAGCCCAAGATACTGCTGCTCGACGAGCCGACCCGAGGGATCGACATCAAGGCTCGGCGGGAGCTGTTCGAGGTGATCGACCGCCTCGCCGAAAGGGGGCTTACGATTCTTTACGCCTCGTCCGATCTGGGAGAGATCATCAGCGGTGCCGATCGCGTACTGGTCATGAGCCAGGGCCGAATCACCGCCGACCTGCAACGCGAAGAACTCACCGAAGCCCGGCTGGTGGCCAGCTCGCAAGTCCAACGACGAGACACGCGCAAGGAGAGTGCATGA
- a CDS encoding sugar phosphate isomerase/epimerase family protein, with product MAIGLSTYAFFWRASSRVSKPLSIEAMLEECAELGAGVFQICDHPAVETLSSQRLEKLRLRAEELDVELELGTRGIGRAPLDRYLDLAEPLGVSLLRSMLYSADHRPTTLEARKLLSEAVPRFEARGVRLALETYEQVPSAVLVELVERIDSPFLGICLDPGNCVAALERPVDVIDACAARVFNLHVKDFAFSRRDGWVGFTFAGCPLGEGLLDYAYLHQRIRPQARGINQIVEHWLPWQTDEATTCRLEAEWTRHCLDYLKTYPSVAH from the coding sequence ATGGCGATCGGCCTGAGCACCTATGCCTTTTTCTGGCGCGCATCATCACGCGTCAGTAAGCCACTGAGCATCGAGGCGATGCTCGAGGAGTGCGCCGAGCTGGGCGCCGGCGTGTTCCAGATCTGTGATCACCCCGCGGTGGAGACGCTATCGTCCCAACGTCTCGAGAAACTGCGCCTGCGCGCCGAGGAGCTCGACGTCGAGCTCGAGCTAGGCACCAGGGGGATCGGCCGTGCCCCGCTGGATCGCTACCTGGATCTCGCCGAGCCCCTTGGCGTAAGCCTGCTGCGCAGCATGCTCTACAGCGCGGACCACCGCCCCACCACGCTCGAGGCCCGAAAGCTGCTCAGCGAGGCAGTGCCGCGCTTCGAGGCCCGAGGGGTGAGGCTTGCGCTCGAGACCTATGAACAGGTGCCCAGCGCTGTGCTGGTCGAGCTGGTCGAGCGGATCGACAGCCCCTTCCTTGGCATCTGTCTCGATCCCGGCAACTGCGTTGCCGCGCTGGAGCGACCCGTCGATGTGATCGATGCCTGTGCCGCGAGGGTCTTCAACCTGCACGTCAAGGATTTCGCCTTCTCTCGCCGTGACGGCTGGGTTGGCTTCACCTTCGCTGGCTGCCCGCTCGGCGAGGGGCTGCTGGATTACGCCTACCTGCATCAACGGATACGTCCACAAGCCCGCGGGATCAACCAGATCGTAGAGCATTGGCTGCCCTGGCAGACGGACGAGGCGACCACCTGCCGTCTCGAGGCCGAATGGACCCGCCATTGTCTCGATTACCTCAAGACCTACCCCAGTGTTGCTCACTAA
- a CDS encoding ArsR/SmtB family transcription factor translates to MRPFKHPPSQDFSLERLLHALSDPVRLGIVRHLARVGEATCGELDGGRPKSSMSHHFRVLREAGLVHTRHAGTTHMNSLRRADLDARFPGLLDAILRQPLSD, encoded by the coding sequence ATGCGACCTTTCAAGCACCCGCCCAGCCAGGACTTCAGTCTCGAGCGCCTACTCCATGCCTTGAGCGATCCGGTGCGCCTCGGCATCGTGCGCCATCTCGCCCGAGTCGGGGAGGCCACCTGTGGTGAGCTGGACGGTGGCCGGCCGAAATCGAGCATGTCCCATCATTTTCGTGTCCTTCGCGAAGCGGGCCTGGTGCATACCCGCCACGCCGGCACCACCCATATGAACAGCCTGCGCCGAGCCGATCTCGACGCGCGCTTCCCCGGCCTGCTCGACGCCATCCTGCGTCAGCCCCTCTCCGATTGA
- a CDS encoding Gfo/Idh/MocA family protein: MTQIRTLRGVLRTPRDIDDEAQSARSRAPLRGALLGCGFFAENQLHAWRELEGVEIVALCDLDAGRLERFAASFSFSPSACYTEAERLFEEVGLDFVDIAAPTSAHRSLITLACAHRVPVICQKPFATDLHDARMMIEACTRAGVSLTVHENFRWQAAVRETIDALRDGAIGEPFFSRISYRSGFDVFRAQPYLASTKRFIIADLGIHLLDIARALFGEVERLGCQTRRVSADIEGEDVATMMLAHASGVTSIVDCSYATRQSEDPFPQTLIEIDGERGSIRLLAGFRLQIDRLRDGRIERTERLVAPSAPSWSTPPWTPIQQSVVRFQADWLAKLKTDDLPETHGIDNFHTLALVEAAYQAAEERRIVIPQRW; the protein is encoded by the coding sequence ATGACCCAGATCAGAACCTTGCGCGGCGTACTGCGCACCCCGCGCGACATCGATGATGAAGCGCAAAGCGCGCGGTCTCGGGCGCCGCTGCGCGGCGCGCTGCTCGGCTGCGGTTTCTTCGCCGAGAACCAGCTGCATGCCTGGCGCGAGCTGGAGGGCGTCGAGATCGTCGCACTGTGCGACCTCGATGCCGGGCGTCTGGAGCGCTTCGCCGCCTCGTTCTCGTTTTCGCCCAGCGCCTGCTATACCGAAGCCGAGCGGCTGTTCGAGGAGGTCGGGCTCGACTTCGTCGATATCGCAGCGCCGACCAGCGCGCATCGCTCACTGATCACCCTCGCCTGCGCCCATCGCGTGCCGGTCATCTGCCAGAAGCCTTTCGCCACCGATCTGCACGACGCCCGGATGATGATCGAGGCCTGTACGCGGGCCGGCGTCTCGCTCACCGTGCACGAGAACTTCCGCTGGCAGGCGGCCGTGCGCGAGACCATCGACGCGCTGCGCGACGGTGCGATCGGCGAGCCTTTCTTCTCCCGGATCAGCTATCGCAGCGGCTTCGACGTCTTCCGCGCTCAACCCTACCTGGCAAGCACCAAGCGTTTCATCATCGCCGACCTGGGCATCCACCTGCTCGACATCGCCCGCGCCCTATTCGGCGAGGTCGAGCGGCTGGGCTGCCAGACGCGAAGAGTCTCTGCGGATATCGAGGGTGAGGACGTGGCGACGATGATGCTGGCCCATGCCAGCGGCGTGACCTCGATCGTCGACTGCAGCTACGCGACCCGGCAGAGCGAGGATCCCTTTCCCCAGACGCTGATCGAGATCGATGGCGAACGGGGCTCAATACGGCTGCTCGCAGGCTTTCGCCTGCAGATCGATCGGTTGCGCGACGGCCGGATCGAACGAACCGAACGCCTCGTCGCGCCCAGCGCGCCGAGCTGGAGCACGCCCCCCTGGACGCCGATTCAACAGAGCGTGGTGCGCTTCCAGGCGGACTGGCTGGCGAAGCTAAAGACCGATGATCTGCCCGAAACCCACGGCATCGACAATTTCCACACCCTGGCGCTGGTCGAAGCCGCCTATCAGGCGGCCGAGGAGCGCAGGATCGTGATTCCCCAACGCTGGTAG
- the nanR gene encoding transcriptional regulator NanR, with translation MPPLKPLKKRPVARRKLSEIVFEQLIELIREEGYAPGDPLPTERELMETFGVGRPVVREALQRLEGMGMISIQHGERAKVRQLDMHALIQQLDVSARHLLSTSAESVDHLREARVFFETGLVRIVAERADADALERLRAALERMRTLSDAPRTEFIPADMAFHLEIARISGNPIYLAVAKAILEWMADYRRDMLRFKGTEVSIAEHERIFERVEQGDAEGAVRAMRDHLTAVGGG, from the coding sequence ATGCCGCCGCTGAAACCGCTGAAGAAGCGCCCGGTCGCGAGGCGAAAGCTGTCCGAGATCGTCTTCGAGCAGTTGATCGAGCTGATCCGGGAGGAGGGCTATGCGCCGGGCGACCCGTTGCCCACCGAGCGCGAACTGATGGAAACCTTTGGCGTCGGTCGTCCGGTGGTTCGCGAAGCGCTGCAGCGCCTCGAGGGCATGGGCATGATCTCGATCCAGCACGGCGAGCGGGCGAAGGTGCGTCAGCTCGATATGCACGCACTGATCCAGCAGCTCGATGTGAGCGCTCGTCATCTGCTTTCGACCTCGGCGGAGAGTGTCGACCACCTGCGTGAAGCCAGGGTGTTCTTCGAAACCGGCCTGGTGCGGATCGTCGCCGAACGTGCCGATGCGGATGCGCTCGAGCGGCTTAGGGCGGCACTCGAGCGGATGCGTACGCTGAGCGATGCGCCGCGCACCGAGTTCATTCCCGCCGATATGGCCTTTCACCTCGAGATCGCGCGAATCAGCGGCAACCCTATCTATCTAGCGGTGGCGAAGGCGATCCTCGAGTGGATGGCGGATTACCGCCGCGACATGCTGCGCTTCAAGGGCACCGAGGTATCGATCGCCGAACACGAGCGGATCTTCGAACGGGTCGAGCAGGGCGACGCCGAAGGTGCCGTACGCGCGATGCGCGATCATCTCACCGCCGTTGGCGGCGGCTGA
- a CDS encoding NADH:flavin oxidoreductase/NADH oxidase: MPTLFEPFKLKDVHLRNRIAVPPMCQYMAEDGMPNDWHGVHYASIARGGAGLVIVEATGVSPEGRITPHCTGLWNDAQRDAFVPIAASIKAAGAVPGIQLGHAGRKASANRPWEGDDHLAEGDPRGWQTIAPSALAFGANLPKVPREMSLEEITRVREDFVAAARRALEAGFEWLELHFAHGYLGQSFFSPHSNQRTDAYGGSRENRSRFLLETLAAVREVWPEHLPLTARFGVIEFDGDDERTMTESIELVREFKAGGLDLLSVSIGFSTPEANIPWGPGFMGPIAQRVGRESGLPVASAWGFGTPELSQKAITSGELDLVMVARAHLADPHWPYAAAKALGIERPSWTLPAPYAHWLERY; this comes from the coding sequence ATGCCCACGCTGTTCGAACCGTTCAAGCTCAAGGATGTTCATCTTCGCAACCGCATCGCGGTACCGCCGATGTGCCAGTACATGGCCGAGGATGGCATGCCCAACGACTGGCATGGAGTGCACTACGCCAGTATCGCACGCGGCGGTGCAGGCCTTGTGATCGTCGAGGCCACCGGGGTCTCCCCCGAGGGCCGGATCACGCCGCACTGCACGGGTCTCTGGAACGATGCCCAACGCGACGCCTTCGTCCCGATCGCGGCCTCGATCAAGGCCGCGGGGGCGGTGCCGGGAATCCAGCTCGGCCATGCGGGACGCAAAGCGAGCGCAAACCGCCCATGGGAGGGCGATGACCACCTCGCCGAGGGCGACCCACGCGGCTGGCAGACCATCGCTCCCTCCGCGCTGGCGTTCGGCGCCAATCTGCCGAAAGTACCGAGGGAGATGAGCCTCGAGGAGATCACCAGGGTCCGCGAGGACTTCGTCGCCGCCGCGCGGCGCGCGCTCGAGGCTGGTTTCGAGTGGCTGGAGCTGCACTTCGCCCATGGCTACCTCGGCCAGAGCTTCTTCTCCCCTCACTCCAACCAGCGCACCGATGCCTATGGTGGCAGCCGCGAGAATCGCAGCCGTTTCCTGCTCGAAACGCTCGCCGCGGTACGTGAGGTATGGCCGGAGCACCTGCCGTTGACCGCTCGCTTCGGGGTGATCGAGTTCGACGGTGACGACGAAAGGACGATGACCGAGTCGATCGAGCTGGTTCGCGAGTTCAAGGCCGGCGGTCTCGATCTGCTCAGCGTCAGCATTGGCTTCTCGACACCTGAGGCCAACATCCCCTGGGGCCCCGGTTTCATGGGCCCGATCGCACAGCGGGTTGGTCGCGAGAGCGGGCTGCCGGTCGCCTCGGCATGGGGCTTCGGCACGCCGGAGCTGTCCCAGAAGGCGATCACCAGCGGAGAACTCGACCTGGTGATGGTCGCCCGCGCCCACCTCGCCGACCCGCACTGGCCCTATGCCGCGGCCAAGGCGCTTGGGATCGAGCGCCCGTCGTGGACGCTGCCCGCGCCCTACGCCCACTGGCTCGAACGCTACTGA
- a CDS encoding phosphogluconate dehydrogenase C-terminal domain-containing protein, with protein sequence MTLQTQSIALIGAGGKMGMRISANLQRSSFDVRYCENSPSAQAQVTAAGRELCDSDAAVPDADVVILAVPDIALGAVSGAVVPMMKSGAVLLTLDPAAAYANLLAKREDIHYAVAHPCHPSVFLERYTKEEHADAFGGVAAPQHVAAAFERGSDAQRAALTEVIRVMYAPVEQVHWVTVTQLAYLEPTLVETVACMVGTFMKEALDETVKAVGVPREAAEAMLYGHIQIALAVAFRSTNPFSDACMIAIDYGKETIIKPDWKKIFDQRELDKVIARMLKVDKIERPTETV encoded by the coding sequence ATGACTCTCCAGACCCAATCCATAGCATTGATCGGCGCCGGCGGCAAAATGGGAATGCGGATCTCCGCCAACCTGCAGCGCAGCTCGTTCGACGTCCGCTACTGCGAAAACTCTCCATCCGCACAGGCGCAGGTGACCGCGGCGGGCCGTGAGCTCTGCGACAGCGATGCGGCGGTGCCAGACGCCGACGTGGTGATTCTCGCAGTCCCGGACATCGCCCTCGGCGCGGTCTCGGGCGCGGTCGTACCAATGATGAAAAGCGGTGCGGTGCTGCTGACTCTCGACCCGGCAGCGGCCTACGCCAACCTGCTGGCCAAGCGCGAGGACATCCACTACGCCGTCGCCCACCCGTGCCATCCTTCGGTATTCCTCGAGCGCTACACCAAGGAGGAGCATGCCGATGCGTTCGGCGGTGTCGCCGCGCCCCAGCACGTGGCCGCAGCGTTCGAACGCGGCAGCGACGCCCAGCGTGCCGCGCTGACCGAGGTCATCCGGGTGATGTATGCGCCGGTCGAGCAGGTTCACTGGGTGACGGTCACTCAGCTCGCCTACCTCGAACCGACCCTGGTCGAGACCGTGGCCTGCATGGTCGGCACCTTCATGAAGGAAGCGCTCGACGAAACGGTCAAGGCAGTCGGCGTACCCCGTGAAGCCGCCGAGGCGATGCTCTACGGACACATCCAGATCGCCCTGGCGGTCGCCTTCCGCAGCACCAACCCGTTCTCCGACGCCTGCATGATCGCGATCGACTACGGCAAGGAGACGATCATCAAGCCCGACTGGAAGAAGATCTTCGACCAGCGCGAGCTGGACAAGGTGATCGCCCGGATGCTGAAAGTGGACAAAATCGAGCGGCCCACCGAGACGGTCTGA
- a CDS encoding D-ribose ABC transporter substrate-binding protein: MHRQSLISLTLAAAMGFAGQAAADFSPADHLITVITPPPSNAFYKAEADAARAKATELGYRVKTLDHQDDPDVQLRLIQTALGEGSSAIILDNAGSDASVAAVRRAKDANVPVFLIDREVNANGVATAQIVSNNSQCATSVAEFFAEQVGYQGNYVELLGRTSDTNAHVRSEGFHRVLDQIPTMTMVAQQSANWDQTQGYNVMQSILQGNPDIVGVLAGNDTMALGAAAALRNAGANDVIVVGIDGNPDVIRQIANDGTIKATGLQQATRMAEMAVEQTDAYLRSGTTQLPEKQSVDCVLVSKENVEDVLPGGFGMR, from the coding sequence ATGCATCGCCAATCGTTGATCAGTCTCACCCTCGCCGCGGCGATGGGATTCGCAGGCCAAGCCGCCGCCGATTTCTCTCCCGCGGACCACCTGATCACTGTGATCACGCCACCGCCGAGCAATGCCTTCTACAAGGCGGAAGCCGACGCGGCGCGCGCCAAGGCCACCGAGCTCGGTTACCGGGTCAAGACGCTCGACCATCAGGATGACCCGGATGTCCAGCTGCGTCTGATACAGACCGCTTTGGGCGAAGGCAGCAGCGCGATCATCCTCGACAATGCCGGCTCGGATGCCTCGGTAGCAGCGGTGAGACGAGCCAAGGATGCGAACGTCCCGGTCTTTTTGATCGACCGTGAAGTCAACGCCAACGGTGTCGCCACTGCGCAGATCGTCTCGAACAACTCCCAGTGCGCTACATCGGTGGCGGAGTTCTTCGCCGAACAGGTCGGCTACCAGGGCAACTACGTCGAGCTGCTCGGACGCACCTCCGATACCAACGCCCACGTCCGCTCGGAAGGCTTCCACCGCGTGCTGGACCAGATCCCTACCATGACCATGGTCGCCCAGCAGTCCGCCAACTGGGACCAGACCCAGGGCTACAACGTGATGCAGTCGATCCTGCAGGGCAATCCGGACATCGTCGGTGTACTCGCCGGCAACGACACCATGGCGCTGGGTGCGGCGGCCGCGCTGCGCAACGCAGGGGCCAACGATGTGATCGTCGTCGGTATCGATGGCAACCCGGACGTGATCCGCCAGATCGCGAACGATGGCACGATCAAGGCGACCGGCCTGCAACAGGCGACGAGAATGGCGGAAATGGCGGTCGAGCAGACCGATGCCTACTTGCGCAGCGGCACCACGCAGCTCCCGGAGAAACAGTCGGTCGACTGCGTGCTGGTCAGCAAGGAAAACGTCGAGGATGTCCTGCCCGGCGGATTCGGCATGCGTTGA
- a CDS encoding ABC transporter permease has protein sequence MMTDSIGTTPRAGASPSFKSLPLLLLRLRAYLALIFLVVLFSLVAPSFLSSRNLVIVAEQVAVFAILGIGMTFVILASGIDLSVGSIAGLSAMITGYLISEGLRLPFVDVAVFAHVVLVCAAALAIGTLVGMINGWFITRLRVTPFIMTLGMLYVARGAAQLVSDGATYGDLSGQAALNNEGFLLLGTGRLLSVPIPIWLMVALALVAIYVTRRTVFGRQVFAVGGNERAAELSGVRVNRIKIGTYAISGFCAALAGLIIASRLGAANPAIATSYELNAIAVVVLGGASLFGGVGTIGGTLVGAFVLGVLSNGMVLVGISDFWQTVITGAVIVLAVVVDQLQRRVEKSMSERRARQD, from the coding sequence ATGATGACGGATTCGATCGGTACCACGCCACGCGCCGGTGCCAGCCCTTCGTTCAAGTCGCTGCCGCTGCTGCTGCTGCGCCTGCGGGCCTACCTCGCGCTGATCTTCCTGGTCGTGCTGTTCTCGCTGGTGGCGCCGTCGTTCCTCTCCTCGCGCAACCTGGTGATCGTCGCCGAGCAGGTCGCGGTGTTCGCCATCCTCGGTATCGGCATGACCTTCGTGATCCTCGCCTCGGGCATCGATCTTTCGGTCGGTTCGATCGCCGGGCTCTCAGCGATGATCACCGGCTACCTGATCAGTGAAGGGCTACGGCTGCCGTTCGTCGATGTCGCTGTGTTCGCCCACGTGGTGCTGGTCTGCGCCGCCGCCCTGGCGATAGGCACCCTGGTCGGCATGATCAATGGCTGGTTCATCACCCGGCTGCGGGTCACGCCCTTCATCATGACCCTGGGCATGCTCTACGTCGCCAGGGGCGCGGCGCAGCTGGTCTCCGACGGCGCCACCTATGGCGACCTGAGCGGCCAGGCCGCGCTCAACAACGAAGGCTTCCTGCTGCTCGGCACCGGCCGGCTGCTGTCGGTGCCGATCCCGATCTGGTTGATGGTCGCGCTGGCACTGGTCGCGATCTACGTCACCCGGCGCACCGTATTCGGCCGCCAGGTCTTCGCCGTCGGCGGCAACGAGCGCGCGGCCGAGCTCTCCGGTGTACGGGTCAACCGGATCAAGATCGGCACCTACGCGATCTCAGGCTTCTGCGCCGCGCTCGCCGGTCTGATCATCGCCTCCCGCCTCGGCGCCGCCAATCCGGCCATCGCCACCTCCTATGAACTCAATGCCATCGCCGTCGTAGTGCTTGGCGGGGCATCACTGTTCGGCGGCGTCGGCACCATCGGCGGCACCTTGGTCGGCGCCTTCGTGCTCGGTGTGCTGAGCAACGGCATGGTGCTGGTCGGAATCTCGGACTTCTGGCAGACGGTGATCACCGGCGCGGTGATCGTGCTGGCGGTGGTGGTCGACCAGCTGCAGCGCCGGGTGGAGAAATCGATGTCGGAACGCCGAGCCAGGCAAGACTAG
- a CDS encoding MFS transporter, with protein sequence MNHHRLQSEVEKSAIRKVSIRLVPFVALMFFINFLDRTAISFAGPNGMNQDLGLTAAQFGLASGIFFIGYILLEVPSNLALHKFGARKWLARIMVSWGIVSLLFTWVQSVEGLYVLRLALGIAEAGFFPGAILFLSMWVPSRYRAKVLGLFYLAQPLTTVIGAPLAAALIEQHGLFGLEGWRVMFLGVSLPAIVIGIVAWFYLVDRPMDARWLTEEERRWLSDELEREHVEKSSGAHHPSVRTVMFNGRVWVLCLIYFGFIYGLYALAFFLPSIIAGFQAQFGTTFNVIEKGLITAIPYLPAAVVLYFWSRDASRRGLRSWHITLPALAGAVSVPMALYMSSAFSTVLVLTVTACAIFSALPTFWTLPTRFLTGASAAAGVALINTIGNLAGFSAGYLTGALHDLSGGYTVPMFVVGGFMLLSAVLMQLLDGADKRALRDTRTASNA encoded by the coding sequence GTGAACCACCATCGGCTGCAATCGGAGGTCGAGAAATCGGCGATCCGCAAGGTCTCGATCAGGCTGGTGCCGTTCGTCGCCTTGATGTTCTTCATCAACTTCCTCGATCGCACAGCGATCTCCTTCGCCGGCCCCAACGGGATGAACCAGGACCTCGGCCTCACCGCCGCGCAGTTCGGGCTCGCCTCGGGCATCTTCTTCATCGGCTACATCCTGCTAGAGGTGCCGAGCAACCTCGCGCTGCATAAGTTCGGCGCCCGCAAATGGCTGGCGCGGATCATGGTCAGCTGGGGGATCGTCTCGCTGCTGTTCACCTGGGTCCAGAGCGTCGAGGGTCTCTACGTCCTGCGCCTGGCGCTTGGCATCGCCGAGGCGGGCTTCTTCCCGGGCGCGATCCTGTTCCTGAGCATGTGGGTGCCGTCGCGCTACCGCGCCAAGGTGCTCGGCCTTTTCTATCTCGCCCAGCCGCTGACCACGGTGATCGGCGCACCGCTCGCCGCCGCGCTGATCGAGCAGCACGGCCTGTTTGGCCTCGAAGGCTGGCGGGTGATGTTCCTCGGCGTCTCCCTCCCGGCGATCGTGATCGGGATCGTTGCCTGGTTCTACCTCGTCGACCGCCCGATGGACGCCCGCTGGCTGACCGAGGAGGAGCGCCGCTGGCTGAGCGACGAACTCGAGCGCGAGCACGTGGAGAAAAGCAGCGGAGCACACCATCCCAGCGTACGTACGGTGATGTTCAACGGCCGGGTGTGGGTGCTGTGCCTGATCTACTTCGGCTTCATCTACGGCCTCTATGCGCTGGCGTTCTTCCTGCCGAGCATCATCGCCGGGTTCCAGGCCCAGTTCGGCACCACCTTCAACGTGATCGAGAAAGGGCTGATCACCGCGATCCCCTACCTGCCGGCGGCGGTGGTGCTCTACTTCTGGTCACGCGACGCCAGCCGGCGCGGACTTCGCAGCTGGCACATCACCCTGCCGGCACTCGCCGGAGCGGTGAGCGTGCCGATGGCGCTGTACATGAGCTCGGCCTTCTCCACGGTGCTGGTGCTGACCGTGACCGCCTGCGCGATCTTCTCCGCGCTGCCGACGTTCTGGACGCTGCCGACGCGCTTTCTGACCGGCGCCTCGGCGGCGGCCGGCGTAGCGCTGATCAACACCATCGGCAACCTCGCGGGCTTCAGCGCCGGCTACCTGACCGGAGCGCTGCACGATCTGAGCGGCGGCTACACCGTCCCGATGTTCGTGGTCGGCGGTTTCATGCTGCTCTCCGCCGTGCTGATGCAGCTGCTCGACGGCGCGGACAAGCGCGCGCTCCGCGATACCCGGACCGCCTCCAATGCCTGA